From the Lactobacillus sp. PV034 genome, the window CATGATGTCACACTGCCGAGAAAAGCTTCTAGCCAGAGTAGTTTTACCCGTACCGCAAACCGACACAGGTAGTCGAGGAGAGTATCCTCAGGTGAGCGAGAGAACTCTCGTTAAGGAACTCGGCAAAATGACCCCGTAACTTCGGGAGAAGGGGTGCTGATAGTAAAATATCAGTCGCAGTGAAGAGGCCCAAACAACTGTTTATCAAAAACACAGGTATCTGCAAAATCGTAAGATGACGTATAGGTGCTGACACCTGCCCGGTGCTGGAAGGTTAAGAGGAGAGCTTAGCGAAAGCGAAGGTTTGAATTGAAGCCCCAGTAAACGGCGGCCGTAACTATAACGGTCCTAAGGTAGCGAAATTCCTTGTCGGGTAAGTTCCGACCTGCACGAAAGGTGTAATGATTTGGGCACTGTCTCAACGAGAGACTCGGTGAAATTATAATACCCGTGAAGATGCGGGTTACCCGCGACAGGACGGAAAGACCCCATGGAGCTTTACTGTAGCTTGATATTGAGTATTTGTTAAACATGTACAGGATAGGTAGGAGCCAGAGAAGATAGGACGCTAGTTTTATCGGAGGCAATGTTGGGATACTACCCTTGTTTGATGGATCCTCTAACTCACAGAGCTGAGCGTTCTGGAGGACAGTGTCAGGTGGGCAGTTTGACTGGGGCGGTCGCCTCCTAAAATGTAACGGAGGCGCCCAAAGGTTCCCTCAGAATGGTTGGAAATCATTCGCAGAGTGTAAAGGTATAAGGGAGCTTGACTGTGAGAGTTACAACTCGAACAGGGACGAAAGTCGGGCTTAGTGATCTGGTGGTACTGAATGGAAAGGCCATCACTCAACGGACAAAAGCTACCCTGGGGATAACAGGCTTATCTCCCCCAAGAGTTCACATCGACGGGGAGGTTTGGCACCTCGATGTCGGCTCGTCGCATCCTGGGGCTGAAGTCGGTCCCAAGGGTTGGGCTGTTCGCCCATTAAAGCGGCACGCGAGCTGGGTTCAGAACGTCGTGAGACAGTTCGGTCCCTATCCGTCGTGGGCGTAGGAAATTTGAGAGGAGCTGTCCTTAGTACGAGAGGACCGGGATGGACATACCGCTGGTGTACCAGTTGTCGAGCCTTCGGCACCGCTGGGTAGCTATGTATGGAAGGGATAAGCGCTGAAAGCATCTAAGTGCGAAGCCCCCCTCAAGATGAGATTTCCGATGCGAAAGCAGTAAGACACCTTAAAGACGATGAGGTAGATAGGCTAGGAGTGGAAGTACAGTGATGTATGGAGCGGACTAGTACTAATCAGTCGAGCACTTGACCAAGCAAGAAGAGCTCAGCGGTTTTTTGCGAGAGATTATATTTAGTTTTGAGTGTAAAAGCTCAAAAGAGTACGGTGGCGAAAGCGAGAAGGATACACCTGTTCCCATGCCGAACACAGAAGTTAAGCTTCTCCACGCCGAAAGTAGTTGGTGGGAAACTGCCTGCGAGGATAGGAAGTTGCCGTGCTCTTTTTTAATATTCCGGCTTAGCTCAGTTGGTAGAGCACCTGACTGTTAATCAGGCTGTCGTCAGTTCGAGTCTGACAGCCGGAGTCGTAGCTTAGTATTATGGAGTGTTGTCCGAGTGGTTGAAGGAGCATGATTGGAAATCATGTATACGGGCATTACCTGTATCGAGAGTTCGAATCTCTCACACTCCGTCGGGCTACAAAGTTTCTGCATTTAGTAAAAAGTTATTGCTAAATAAAAAGGAAACTGGTATATTTATATAAGTGCTCAGATAATATGACCCGTTGGTCAAGTGGTTAAGACACCGCCCTTTCACGGCGGTAACATGAGTTCAAATCTCGTACGGGTCATGAATGGAGGATTAGCTCAGCTGGGAGAGCATCTGCCTTACAAGCAGGAGGTCACAGGTTCGAACCCTGTATCCTCCATAGTTCAATGGAAGCTACCACCTATGTGGTGGCTTTTTTTATTACGTTGAACTAAAGTATTATTTCTAGTGGAGTCGGTTCAGGTCCCAAAAGGATTCGTGAATATACGAAGATGCCTTGTAACCGAAATATATTTTAGGGGGACACCATGGAAAAAGAAAAACATTTATTTACTTCGGAATCCGTTTCTGAAGGACATCCAGATAAAGTTGCTGATCAAATTTCTGATGCAATTTTAGATGCAATTTTAGAAAAAGATCCTAACGGAAGAGTAGCATGTGAAACTACTGTAACTACAGGATTAGTTTTAGTAGTAGGAGAAATTACTACTAATGCATATGTAGATATTCAAAATGTAGTTAGAAAGACTATACTTGAAATTGGATATGATAAGCCAGAGTTAGGGTTTGATGGTAATAATTGTGCTATTTTAGTGGATATTGATGAACAATCTGCTGATATTGCTGGTGGTGTGGATAATTCATTAGAAGTTAGAGATAGTGCTCGCGATACTGATGAATTAGACCAAATTGGAGCTGGAGATCAAGGATTGATGTTCGGGTTTGCAATTAACGAAACACCTGAGTTAATGCCCCTTCCTATTTCACTTTCCCATAAATTAATGAAAAAAGTTGCTGATTTAAGAAAGAATGGTACTTTACCTTGGCTTAGACCGGATGCTAAAGCCCAAGTTACTGTTGAGTACGATGATGATGGTAAACCTAAGAGAATTGATACTGTTGTTATCTCAACACAAACCGACGAAACTGTAACTTTAGATGAAATTAAAAGCAGTATGATCAATCAGGTAATTAAAGAAGTTATTCCTGATAAGTATTTAGATGAAAATACTAAATATTTGATAAATCCTTCTGGTCGTTTTGTTATTGGTGGGCCAAAGGGAGATTCTGGCTTAACTGGTCGTAAAATTATTGTTGATACATACGGTGGTTATGCTCGTCATGGTGGAGGAGCATTTTCAGGTAAAGATTTAACTAAAGTAGACCGTAGTGCAAGTTATGCAGCACGATATGTAGCGAAGAATATTGTTGCTGCAGGTTTAGCTGATCGTTGTGAAATTCAATTAGCTTATGCAATTGGGGTTGCGCACCCAGTATCTATTATGATTGATACTGCTGGAACTGGAAAAGTTGATGATGACTTATTGGTTGAAGCTGTTCGCCATACTTTTGATTTAAGACCAGCTGGTATTATTAAGATGTTAGACTTGCGTCGTCCAATTTATCGTCAAACCGCTGCATATGGACATTTTGGTCGTACAGATGTTGATTTGCCTTGGGAACACACTGATAAGGTAAATGATCTTAAAAAATATGTAGAAGAACATAAATAAAATTAAAGCCTTAAATTTTTAATTTTTAAGGCTTTTTATTTTAATTAATTAAAATTAAGCTAGGAGAATTATTAATGGATTATATCGATAGTTTTGCTCATATTTTGCCTAAAAATTATTATCAAGCTGTGTTAAAGTACGATTCATCAATACCTGATAAATATCCTTTTATTAATATTCCTACTTTAACAAATTTAGGTGAGCGGTTAAAATATTGGCCGGCATCGAATATCAAACAGGTAATTTCGTTTGCCAACATTAATGCAGAAGATTTTACTGAGCCGGTCCAAGCTGCTCACTTAGCCCATGAGGGAAATATAGAGCTAGCAGATATTGTAGCAAGCCACTCAAATTATTTTGAAAGTGGAGTGGGTATGCTAGCCCTTAACAACATTGAAAAAAGTAGAGAAGAATTAGAATGGATTGCAAAAAATAAGTATTTAGTTGGAGCACAAATTTTTACTCGTCATTTAGGAAAGAGTATTGCTAATGAAGAGTTTGAACCAATCTTTGAAGTTGCTCATAAATTAGGATTACCTCTTTGGCTTCATCCAGTATTTGATTTGCGCAAACCTGACAATAACTTGGTCTTTTCTTGGGAATATGAATTATCTCAAGCTATGTTGCAGCTAGTTCAGGCACAGCTCTTTAAAAAATATCCTAATATTAAAATTATTGTTCATCATGCGGGTGCGATGGTACCATTTTTTGCAGGAAGAATTGATCATATTTTACCTCCAGAATTAGCAGCTGACTTCAAAAAATTTTATGTGGATACTGCCATTTTAGGAAATCCACCAGCCTTAAATTTAGCTCTAGATTATTTCGGCATCGATCATGTTTTGTTTGGAACAGATGCGCCATTTGCAGTAAAGCCAGCTGGAGCAACAGATCTTATAATTACTGCAATTAATAAACTAAATTTAGATAAAGCAGCTTTAGAACAACTTTATTCAAAAAATTATAAAAATTTATTAAGTAAGTAAAAGGAGCCTCAAAATGAGGCTTTTTTTGTTGCAGTATAAATTATTTTTTATACAATGTATTAATAACTGATACATTTAAAGGATAACAAAATGAATGATGTTAAGTTTTCAGTAGCGATTCATATTTTAGTAATGATTGCTACCAGCTCCGTAGATGTTAATTCAATTGCTTTAGCGCAAAGTGTAGGGACTAATCCTAGTTATATTCGAAAAATTTTATCGCTCTTAAAAAAGAGAGGATTAATTGAAAGTCATCGAGGAAAATCTGGCATTAGTTTAGTTAAAAGGCCAAAAGATATTTCATTATTAACAATATACGAAGCTGTTGAAGAGCAAGAACCAACTTTTTTTCAAATTCATCAACATGCTAATCGTCACTGTCCAGTTGGAAAAAATATTAAAGAAATGGTTTTTCCAATTGAAAGTAAGCTAGAAAAGCAAATTTCAGAAAGTTTAGCTTCGGAGAATTTAGCAGATGTAATTGAAAGATTAGGGAAATTAATAGAAAAGGAAAATTAACATGAAAATACAAGCAGCTAGATTATTTAAATATAGTAAAACCAATCCTGAAATTAAAGTAGTAGAAACTAAGGTAGAAGAACTACAAGCAGATGACTTGTTAGTGCAAGTGTTAAATGCTGGTGTAAATCCCCTAGACAATTTAATTGCGCATGGAGAGTTAAAATTGGTTTTCCCATTTAAGTTACCGCAAACAATGGGAAATGAGTTTGTTGGCATTGTTAAAGAAGTTGGTGCTAATGTAACTGACTTTAAAGTGGGTGATCGAGTTTTTGCAAGAAATCCACTTGATAATATTGGGGCATTTGCCGATGAATTGGTGCTTAAACAAGCTGCAGTTGCTAAAGTTCCAGAGTATTTAACTAACCCAGAAGCAGCTGCTGTACCATTGACAGCTCTCACTGCGATGCAAGCGTTAGAATTAATGGACTTTAAACCAGGACAAACCTTGTTTATTTCTGGTGGAACTGGAAGTTTTGGGGCAATGGCAATTCCAATTGCAGTAGCTAAAGGATTAAAAGCTATTACTAATGGTAGTAGTGCTAAAAAGGAAGAAGTAGAAAAATTAGGTGTTAGTCAATTTATTGACTATCGTAAAGAAAACTACTGGGATGTTCTTTCTAATATCGATTTTGTAATTGATACTTTGGGTGGCGATAATATTGAAAAAGAAATGAGTATTATGAAGCCTGGAGGTGTGTTAGTTACTTTAAGAGGAATGCCAAATAAAGCTTTTGCTAAGTCAATGGGAATGAGCAAAGCTAAGCAGCTGTTGTTTGGTATGGCTAGTGCAAAAATGGATCGGTTAGCTAAAAAGTATGGCGTTACTTATCACTTTATTTTTGTGCATGCAGATGGGAAGCAATTAAAAGAAGCTAGTGAGATTTTAACGCAAAAAGAGATTAGACCAGCATTAGGTAAACATTTTACCTTGGCACAGACTCAAGCTGCAATGGACCAAGTTGCTAAGGGGAGAAATGCAGGAAAGATTATTTTAGATATTAATTAGAAATAAAAGCTAGCTAAGATAACCTAACTTAATTAATCAGCTCTTGTTTTTACTATGACTTATGTGTTAAATTATAATCATTATCTTAATGAAGCAATAAAGGTTAGAAAGTAGTAACATTTGGATTCTTTTAGAGAGAGACTGGTGCTGAGAAGTCTTAGATGAAGGTGTGAACTTGTTCTAAGCAATGCCTTTCGTCATACTATCCGCGTTAAGGAATAGTTCAAGGGTCACAAATGTGAAACTTAGGTGGTACCGCGATAATTCGTCCTATGATTATTTATAATCATGGGATTTTTTTATTAGGAGGAAATTAATGTACAATCATAAGACTGTAGAAAAGAAATGGCAAAAATATTGGGCAGATCATAATACTTTTAAAACAGGAACAGATCCTAAAAAGAAAAATTATTATGCTTTAGATATGTTTCCTTTCCCTTCAGGTAAGGGACTTCATGTGGGTCACCCAGAAGGATATACAGCAACTGATATTCTCTCACGTATGAAGCGTGCTCAAGGATATAATGTATTGCACCCAATGGGCTGGGATGCATTTGGTTTACCAACTGAACAATATGCTTTGAAAACTGGTGAAGATCCAGCAAAGGTTACTGATGAAAATATTGCTAATTTTAAAAAGCAATTAAACAAATTGGGATTTTCTTATGATTGGGACCGTGAAGTTAAAACTTCAGATCCTAATTACTATAAGTGGACTCAATGGGTATTTGAACAAATGTACAAGAAGGGCTTAGCTTATGAAGCTGAAGTTCCTGTTAACTGGTCTCCGGATTTAGGTACTGTTGTGGCTAATGAAGAAGTTATTGATGGCAAAACTGAACGTGGTGGTTATCCAGTTTACCGCCGTAACATGCGTCAATGGATGCTTAAGATGACTGCTTATGCTGATCGTTTACTTGAAGATTTAGATGACTTAGATTGGCCAGAAGCTGTTAAAGAAATGCAACGTAACTGGATTGGTCGTTCTGAAGGAGCCCAAGTTACTTTTAAGGTAAAAGACAGTGACAAGACTTTTGATGTCTTTACTACCCGTCCAGATACTTTGTTTGGTGTAAGTTATACTGTTTTGGCTCCTGAAAGTAAGTTAGTGCAAGAGATTACTACTCCAGAACAAAAAACAGCTGTTGATGCTTACATTAAGAAAATTGAATCTAAGTCAGATTTGGAAAGAACTGATCTTAATAAAGATAAGACAGGTGTCTTTACAGGTGCTTATGCTATTAATCCAGTTAATGGTAAAGAAGTTCCAATTTGGATTTCTGACTATGTTTTGGCAAGTTATGGTACAGGTGCGGTAATGGCAGTACCAGCTCATGATGATCGTGATTATGCCTTTGCTTCTAAATTTAAGTTGCCAATTAACCGTGTTATTGAGAGCGGAGATTTAGAAAAAGGAGCCTTCACTGGTGATGGCAAGCATATTAACTCTGAGTTTTTAGATGGTTTAAATAATGAAGAAGCTAAAAAGCAAATGATTGCTTGGCTTGAAGATCATAATGTAGGTCAAAAGAAGGTGAACTACAAGTTACGTGATTGGGACTTTAGTCGTCAACGTTACTGGGGTGAACCAATCCCTGTTATTCACTGGGAAGATGGAGAGACCACGTTAGTACCTGAAGATCAATTGCCATTAGTTTTACCACATGCTACTGATATTAAGCCATCTGGTACTCCTGAAAGTCCATTGGCCAACTTAACTGATTGGGTAAATGTAGTAGATGAAAATGGCCGCAAGGGTAAACGTGAAACTAATACTATGCCAAACTGGGCAGGTTCTTCATGGTATTACTTACGTTATATTGATCCACATAATGATAAAGAATTAGGTGATTATGATTTACTTAAGGCTTGGTTACCAGTAGATCTTTACATTGGTGGGGCAGAGCATGCAGTGCGTCACTTACTTTATGCTAGATTTTGGCATAAGGTTCTTTATGATCTTGGTGTTGTACCAACTAAAGAACCATTCCAAAGACTTTATAATCAAGGTTTAATTCTTAAAGATCATGAAAAAATGTCAAAATCTAAGGGCAATGTTGTTAACCCAGATGAAGTTATTGATGAATATGGTGCCGATAGCATAAGAATGTATGAAATGTTCATGGGACCATTAGATGCTTCAATTGATTGGGATGATAATGGTCCAGCTTCAACTAAGAAGTTTTTAGATCGTATTTGGAGAACAATGGTTAATGATTTAGATCTTCAAGCTATTCCTAGTGAAAAAATTGTTGATGAAAATGATGGCACCCTTGATAAGGTTTATAACGAAACTATTAAGAAAGTAACTGAAGACTTTGAAAACTTGCACTTTAATACTGCAATTTCTCAAATGATGGTCTTTATGAATGCAGCACAAAAAGCTAAGCAAATACCTCGTGAATACGCCGAAGGTTTCATTAAATTAGTTGCTCCTGTTGCTCCTCACATGATGGAAGAAATCTGGTCAATTTTTGGTCATGACGAATCAATTACATTTGCTGAATGGCCAAAATATGATGAAAGTAAATTAGTTGAATCAACTGTTGAGATTATGGTGCAAGTTAATGGAAAATTACGTGGTAAATTCAAGGCACCTAAAGATACAGTAAAAGATGAACTAGAAAAAGAAGCATTAAGCTTAGAACACGTCAAAAAATTCTTGGAAGGTAAAGACATTAAGAAGGTAATTGTCATTCCTAATAAGATCGTGAATATTGTTGCTAAGTAGTTTAAGTTTTTCCTAAATAATTAATTTATTTAAACAAAGTAAAAATATCTGAGTATGATAAATTTCAGGCTCGTTTTGAAGTAGGAAAAATTTATGGAAAATAATACAAAAAATTCTAATACCCAGGAGACGATGGTTAAAGGTTCCGCATGGATGACCTTTGGCTCAATCTTTTCGAGAATTCTTGGGGCGATTTATATTATTCCTTGGTATGCCTGGATGGGAAATCATGGAAATATTGCTAATGCTTTAACTGCAAAAAGTTATAACGTCTATAGTTTGTTTATTATTGTTTCTACAGCAGGTATTCCAGGTGCCATCGCCAAACAAGTGGCTAAATATAATGCCTTGAATGAATATGGAATTGGAAGGCAATTATATCGGAGAGGCTTGATTTTAATGACGGCTTTTGGGATTGCTTGTGCAGCTCTTATGTATTTTGCAGCACCAGTTTTGGCAGCAGATGATATTTTGGGTGCAATTTTCCATGGCGCAAATTCAGACCCCGCACAAGTTGCGGTAATGAGAAGTTTATCTTATGCCTTATTATTAATCCCAATTTTAAGTATTATGCGTGGGTACTTCCAAGGTTATGCCGACATGATGCCACCA encodes:
- the metK gene encoding methionine adenosyltransferase, with product MEKEKHLFTSESVSEGHPDKVADQISDAILDAILEKDPNGRVACETTVTTGLVLVVGEITTNAYVDIQNVVRKTILEIGYDKPELGFDGNNCAILVDIDEQSADIAGGVDNSLEVRDSARDTDELDQIGAGDQGLMFGFAINETPELMPLPISLSHKLMKKVADLRKNGTLPWLRPDAKAQVTVEYDDDGKPKRIDTVVISTQTDETVTLDEIKSSMINQVIKEVIPDKYLDENTKYLINPSGRFVIGGPKGDSGLTGRKIIVDTYGGYARHGGGAFSGKDLTKVDRSASYAARYVAKNIVAAGLADRCEIQLAYAIGVAHPVSIMIDTAGTGKVDDDLLVEAVRHTFDLRPAGIIKMLDLRRPIYRQTAAYGHFGRTDVDLPWEHTDKVNDLKKYVEEHK
- a CDS encoding amidohydrolase family protein, which gives rise to MDYIDSFAHILPKNYYQAVLKYDSSIPDKYPFINIPTLTNLGERLKYWPASNIKQVISFANINAEDFTEPVQAAHLAHEGNIELADIVASHSNYFESGVGMLALNNIEKSREELEWIAKNKYLVGAQIFTRHLGKSIANEEFEPIFEVAHKLGLPLWLHPVFDLRKPDNNLVFSWEYELSQAMLQLVQAQLFKKYPNIKIIVHHAGAMVPFFAGRIDHILPPELAADFKKFYVDTAILGNPPALNLALDYFGIDHVLFGTDAPFAVKPAGATDLIITAINKLNLDKAALEQLYSKNYKNLLSK
- a CDS encoding Rrf2 family transcriptional regulator, producing the protein MNDVKFSVAIHILVMIATSSVDVNSIALAQSVGTNPSYIRKILSLLKKRGLIESHRGKSGISLVKRPKDISLLTIYEAVEEQEPTFFQIHQHANRHCPVGKNIKEMVFPIESKLEKQISESLASENLADVIERLGKLIEKEN
- a CDS encoding NADP-dependent oxidoreductase, translating into MQAARLFKYSKTNPEIKVVETKVEELQADDLLVQVLNAGVNPLDNLIAHGELKLVFPFKLPQTMGNEFVGIVKEVGANVTDFKVGDRVFARNPLDNIGAFADELVLKQAAVAKVPEYLTNPEAAAVPLTALTAMQALELMDFKPGQTLFISGGTGSFGAMAIPIAVAKGLKAITNGSSAKKEEVEKLGVSQFIDYRKENYWDVLSNIDFVIDTLGGDNIEKEMSIMKPGGVLVTLRGMPNKAFAKSMGMSKAKQLLFGMASAKMDRLAKKYGVTYHFIFVHADGKQLKEASEILTQKEIRPALGKHFTLAQTQAAMDQVAKGRNAGKIILDIN
- the leuS gene encoding leucine--tRNA ligase, which encodes MYNHKTVEKKWQKYWADHNTFKTGTDPKKKNYYALDMFPFPSGKGLHVGHPEGYTATDILSRMKRAQGYNVLHPMGWDAFGLPTEQYALKTGEDPAKVTDENIANFKKQLNKLGFSYDWDREVKTSDPNYYKWTQWVFEQMYKKGLAYEAEVPVNWSPDLGTVVANEEVIDGKTERGGYPVYRRNMRQWMLKMTAYADRLLEDLDDLDWPEAVKEMQRNWIGRSEGAQVTFKVKDSDKTFDVFTTRPDTLFGVSYTVLAPESKLVQEITTPEQKTAVDAYIKKIESKSDLERTDLNKDKTGVFTGAYAINPVNGKEVPIWISDYVLASYGTGAVMAVPAHDDRDYAFASKFKLPINRVIESGDLEKGAFTGDGKHINSEFLDGLNNEEAKKQMIAWLEDHNVGQKKVNYKLRDWDFSRQRYWGEPIPVIHWEDGETTLVPEDQLPLVLPHATDIKPSGTPESPLANLTDWVNVVDENGRKGKRETNTMPNWAGSSWYYLRYIDPHNDKELGDYDLLKAWLPVDLYIGGAEHAVRHLLYARFWHKVLYDLGVVPTKEPFQRLYNQGLILKDHEKMSKSKGNVVNPDEVIDEYGADSIRMYEMFMGPLDASIDWDDNGPASTKKFLDRIWRTMVNDLDLQAIPSEKIVDENDGTLDKVYNETIKKVTEDFENLHFNTAISQMMVFMNAAQKAKQIPREYAEGFIKLVAPVAPHMMEEIWSIFGHDESITFAEWPKYDESKLVESTVEIMVQVNGKLRGKFKAPKDTVKDELEKEALSLEHVKKFLEGKDIKKVIVIPNKIVNIVAK